Proteins encoded together in one Mycobacterium sp. MS1601 window:
- the treY gene encoding malto-oligosyltrehalose synthase, which translates to MTRPVLSTYRLQLRGDAFRFVDAEALVDYLDALGVSHLYLSPILTATVGSTHGYDVADPTTVSAELGGAEGLSSLSAAAQARGLGLVVDIVPNHVGVDQPEQNAWWWDLLTHGRSSRYSCLFDIDWDLDPDGRIVLPVLGSDSDVDDLQVDGDVLRLGDLAFPIAPGTGSGSGPEVHDRQHYRLIGWRNGICGYRRFFSITSLAGIRQEDHDVFTTSHAEVKRWFDEKLVDGIRVDHPDGLSDPAGYLVWLRELIGDQAYLVIEKILAADEALEPTLAVDGTTGYDALREIGGLFVDPTGQQALSALSASAGFDHTAVPAMVAELKRTAATVTLGSELARLRRAIVATVGHDHPHLGEAVAALLTHIDVYRSDYRGLSALLPTAIAETASAAPELARPLELVSAAVAADGEAATRLQQLCGAVTAKAVEDCLFYRDPRLVSLNEVGGEPERFGVSTAEFHQASALRARYWPTAMTTLTTHDTKRGEDVRARIGVLSQVPSLWTELVKGWEASTPSPDSATGLFLWQNIFGVWPADKPDEDLRGRLHGYAEKAIREAALHTTWNEPDEAFESAVHAWVDQVLDGPVATELSALVKRLDVHACSDALGQKLLSLTVPGVPDVYQGTELWEDSLVDPDNRRPVDFAARRDALAASTHPKMRVVTAALQLRRARPDVFLTAGHTPVFADGAAADHVVAFQRGSDVLVAVSRWTVHLEDSGWGDTSVTLPPGTWTDRISGAEHTGTVTAATLFTDLPVSLLERTVA; encoded by the coding sequence ATGACTCGACCTGTGCTGTCGACGTATCGACTTCAGTTGCGCGGCGACGCCTTTCGTTTTGTCGACGCCGAAGCGCTGGTGGACTACCTGGACGCCCTTGGTGTCAGCCACCTCTACCTGTCCCCCATCCTGACCGCGACCGTCGGTTCCACCCACGGCTACGACGTCGCCGATCCCACTACCGTCTCTGCCGAACTCGGCGGCGCCGAAGGACTTTCATCGTTGTCCGCGGCGGCCCAGGCTCGTGGCCTCGGGCTGGTGGTGGATATCGTGCCCAACCACGTGGGCGTCGACCAGCCCGAGCAGAACGCGTGGTGGTGGGATCTGCTGACGCACGGCCGCTCGTCGCGATACTCCTGCCTCTTCGACATCGACTGGGACCTGGATCCAGACGGCCGGATCGTGTTGCCGGTGCTGGGATCCGACAGCGACGTCGACGACCTCCAGGTCGACGGCGACGTGCTGCGCCTGGGCGATCTGGCGTTCCCGATCGCACCGGGGACCGGTTCGGGCTCTGGTCCCGAGGTGCACGACCGTCAGCACTACCGGTTGATCGGGTGGCGCAACGGGATCTGTGGCTACCGGCGCTTCTTCTCCATCACCTCACTTGCCGGTATCAGGCAGGAGGATCACGACGTCTTCACCACATCGCACGCCGAGGTGAAGCGCTGGTTCGACGAGAAATTGGTGGACGGCATCCGGGTGGACCACCCCGACGGACTCTCCGATCCGGCCGGTTACCTGGTGTGGTTGCGCGAATTGATCGGCGACCAGGCCTATCTGGTGATAGAGAAGATCCTGGCCGCCGATGAGGCACTGGAGCCGACGCTGGCTGTCGACGGCACCACCGGCTACGACGCGCTGCGCGAGATCGGCGGGTTGTTCGTGGACCCGACAGGGCAGCAGGCGCTGTCCGCCCTGTCCGCCTCGGCCGGTTTCGACCACACCGCAGTGCCTGCCATGGTGGCCGAGCTCAAGCGCACCGCCGCCACCGTCACCCTGGGCAGTGAACTGGCCCGGCTGCGGCGCGCCATCGTCGCCACCGTCGGCCATGATCACCCTCACCTCGGTGAGGCCGTCGCTGCCCTGCTGACGCACATCGACGTCTACCGCAGCGACTACCGCGGACTGTCGGCTCTACTACCCACCGCGATCGCCGAAACCGCCTCGGCAGCACCCGAACTGGCCCGTCCGCTGGAACTGGTGTCCGCAGCTGTCGCCGCCGACGGAGAAGCCGCCACGCGACTTCAGCAACTGTGCGGGGCGGTGACGGCCAAGGCCGTCGAGGACTGCCTGTTCTACCGCGACCCGCGTCTGGTGTCACTCAACGAGGTGGGCGGCGAGCCGGAACGCTTCGGTGTCAGCACCGCGGAGTTCCATCAGGCGTCGGCACTGCGGGCCCGGTACTGGCCCACCGCCATGACCACGCTGACCACCCACGACACCAAGCGCGGTGAGGACGTCCGAGCCCGCATAGGCGTGTTGTCGCAGGTGCCGTCGCTGTGGACCGAGCTCGTCAAAGGTTGGGAGGCCTCCACTCCCTCTCCCGATTCGGCCACCGGTTTGTTCTTGTGGCAGAACATCTTCGGAGTCTGGCCTGCCGACAAACCCGACGAGGACCTGCGCGGCCGCCTGCACGGGTATGCCGAGAAGGCCATCCGCGAGGCTGCGCTGCACACCACCTGGAACGAGCCCGACGAGGCGTTCGAGTCCGCGGTGCACGCCTGGGTGGATCAGGTGCTGGACGGGCCGGTGGCCACGGAACTGAGTGCGTTGGTCAAACGGCTCGACGTGCACGCCTGCAGCGACGCCCTGGGCCAGAAGCTGTTGTCCCTCACGGTGCCCGGCGTCCCCGACGTCTACCAGGGCACCGAGCTCTGGGAGGACAGCCTGGTGGACCCCGACAACCGCAGACCGGTTGACTTCGCCGCCCGACGCGATGCTCTGGCCGCCTCGACCCATCCCAAGATGCGCGTGGTGACCGCTGCGCTGCAGTTGCGTCGCGCCCGTCCGGACGTCTTCCTCACCGCCGGGCACACCCCGGTGTTCGCCGACGGCGCGGCCGCCGACCACGTGGTCGCGTTCCAACGGGGCAGCGACGTGCTGGTTGCTGTCAGCCGTTGGACCGTCCACCTGGAGGACAGCGGCTGGGGTGACACCTCCGTGACGTTGCCGCCGGGCACGTGGACGGACCGGATCTCCGGCGCCGAGCACACCGGAACCGTCACCGCCGCAACACTCTTCACCGACCTGCCCGTATCACTGCTGGAGAGAACCGTTGCCTGA